The following proteins are encoded in a genomic region of Methanomassiliicoccales archaeon:
- a CDS encoding EMC3/TMCO1 family protein encodes MADTPAQDPKAMTSRMLLIFVFILALFVMFDTSLRAALGGIVGFALEPLWGFGGSIPVVSLFITGAFMTFLSITVRHFFTDYVKQAESQKAIGAFNKEMKQARLDNNTYKLKKMMEQQPKIMQASMAQTTTQLKLMPVTMLIIIPIFAWLAVFVGDLDSTLITVPWSNVADLNASYLFPSWILLYSLISVPFGQLLSRGLRYFTFKKRLNELKAAGK; translated from the coding sequence ATGGCTGACACCCCGGCCCAGGACCCCAAGGCCATGACCAGCAGGATGCTGCTGATCTTCGTCTTCATCCTGGCCCTGTTCGTCATGTTCGACACGAGCCTCCGCGCTGCCCTGGGAGGCATAGTCGGGTTCGCGCTGGAGCCCCTGTGGGGCTTCGGCGGTAGCATTCCAGTAGTATCGCTATTCATCACCGGCGCGTTTATGACCTTCCTGAGCATCACCGTCCGGCACTTCTTCACCGACTACGTGAAACAGGCCGAGAGCCAGAAGGCCATAGGCGCGTTTAACAAGGAGATGAAGCAGGCCCGCCTGGACAACAACACCTACAAGCTGAAGAAGATGATGGAGCAGCAGCCGAAGATCATGCAGGCCTCCATGGCCCAGACCACCACTCAGTTGAAGCTGATGCCGGTGACCATGCTGATCATCATTCCCATCTTCGCCTGGCTGGCGGTGTTCGTCGGCGACCTGGACAGCACGCTCATAACCGTGCCCTGGTCCAACGTGGCCGACCTGAACGCCTCCTATCTGTTCCCGTCCTGGATCCTGCTGTACTCCCTGATCAGCGTGCCTTTCGGACAATTGCTTTCAAGGGGTCTCAGGTACTTCACCTTCAAGAAGAGGTTGAACGAACTAAAGGCTGCCGGGAAATGA
- a CDS encoding AAA family ATPase → MIITISGLIGSGKTTVCNMLSERLGYRTVISGHVFREMAKELNMSLEQFGKLAEKNPKYDRLIDDRLLAVARQEDDVILEGRLAGQLLRRNDIPAFCVFLDAPLDVRTKRVSGREGVHLEEAMAEMRAREASEVLRYRKFYSIDVTDRSIYDMVIDTGALTPEQVVEKIVSRVRGD, encoded by the coding sequence ATGATAATCACCATCAGCGGACTGATAGGGAGCGGGAAGACCACCGTCTGCAACATGCTGAGTGAGCGTTTAGGCTACCGGACGGTGATATCCGGGCACGTCTTCCGGGAGATGGCCAAGGAGCTGAACATGTCCTTGGAGCAGTTCGGCAAGCTGGCCGAGAAGAACCCCAAGTACGACCGTTTGATCGACGATAGGTTGCTGGCCGTGGCCCGCCAGGAGGACGACGTCATTTTAGAGGGCCGATTGGCTGGCCAGTTGCTCCGCCGCAACGACATACCAGCTTTCTGCGTGTTCCTGGACGCCCCGCTGGACGTGCGCACGAAACGCGTCTCCGGGCGCGAAGGCGTACATTTGGAAGAAGCGATGGCGGAGATGCGCGCCCGCGAGGCGAGCGAAGTGCTAAGGTATCGCAAATTCTATAGCATCGACGTGACCGATCGTTCCATCTACGACATGGTCATCGACACTGGCGCCCTGACCCCGGAGCAGGTGGTCGAGAAGATCGTCTCTCGGGTCAGGGGCGATTGA